Within Bdellovibrio bacteriovorus HD100, the genomic segment CACATAATTGTGTCCTCATGCAGGATGTAAATAAAAACTCAGATTTTAGACAATTTCTTGAAGATGAATTGGCTCGTCGTAGCCAAAACTATCCCCGTTACTCTTTGCGTGCGTTCGCCCGTCACCTGGAAGTGGACTCGTCTTTCTTGTCCAAAATCCTCAACGGCAAACGTACCGTGACGATGAGAACGATTCGTATGTTCGGGGAGCGTTTGAACCTGAATTCGGAAGAGCTTCAGCGTTTTGGTGAAATCAGCCGAGAGAAAAAAATGAAGCGCAAACTGGAGCGTCTATTGGAAAAGATGCCTAGTGAAGAGCGCGAGCATTCCACAATCACTATCAATGTGGATGAGGCCCGTTTGGACGAGGCGAAAGAGAAAATCAAAGGTTTCCGTCGTGAACTGGCTCAGTTCCTTGATAATGGCGTGGTTCAGGGCAAGACTTACCAGATTTCTGTCTCTTTGATTCCTGTAGCCAGCTACGCAGCTGAATAAGCGGCGTCTAAAAAATCAACTCGACACCAAAACCGAGGGAAGCCCCCTCGGTTTTTTTATTGCTCCAGCTCTGCCCCTGGCGGGCTATTGCACATCGAAGATGGGGTTCGGCACCATCAGGCGTGGATAAGGCACGACATTGTTTAATCGCGTGTCGTATTTGAACACCAGATTGCCGACGGCGAACAGGGCCCAGGGTGAAATCACCGAGCCGCGGAATTCTCCATAATAGCGACTGTGAACATTTTGCGCGTTGATGCGCACGTGATCGAAGATTGTGGAATGGCGGGTGGCATTGACCGAAGCTGCACCCACACGTTCAGGTTGTTCACCCCAGTAACCTGACCAAGCCCAGCTGTGACCGGCATAATTAGACATCTGATAGGCGCCATTCCAGCGGCACATTGTTTCGTAGGCCACCACCGGATTTACCAGGGTGCCGCTGCGGTTGATGACTCTTTCATCCAGGACGTGATCATAGTTGGAAACGACCCCCACCCAGTTGTTGAAAAGCTCTTTGGCAAAAGCACACTTCCAAGGATCCACGGAAGCGTCACAAGCCCCGTAATTTCCGTTTGAGATGTATTTGCCTTCCAAATACAACGCATGTTCAGGGCGCAGCGGACAGCGCATCCATTCCCAGGCGCCGGCATCATTGTTGGACTTGATCGTCAGGGCACCCTCGGCGGCGTCGCGAAGGCCGGCGGGATTGGCGGGGTTCACGATTTTCTGAGCATCTTCATAGTTATTCAAAGAGCGGCGAACAAAACGGATGTCATACAAACCAACACCCATATGCAGGTTGCGAGAGCTGGTGATCTGCAAAGTCGGCGAGGCGGCTCCGCCGACATACTGGATGGCGGTGCCGCGGTTGGTTTCAATGAACACGTTACCAGCGACATAGATGGAGCAGCCCACATCGTCTGTCTGGATGTCTGGATTATTCAGGTAAAGTGTCCCACTGATGATAATACTTCCGTGGCAAACAATGGTTCCGTTGTTACGCACGAACTGGCCATAGCCGAAATCATGAATCTGCAGACCGCTGAAGGCGGGTTTGGAATTAGGTCCCTTGTACACAAAAGCTGTGGTGCCGGCAGAAAGCGAGCTGTCCAAGGCCAGAACTTCAGCATCGGAAGGCGCGCGGATCTTGATGGCGGTTCGTAACTGCAATCCCCCTTGAACATTCGGAGCCACCAGTTGCGGGGCTTTGGCAATGGGAGTTGGATCCACCTGCATGAATCCATCACCATCCATCAGGATCGTGCCCTGGCTGTCGGTGATCGGAGAATACTGGTTCCAGCTATTTTGCAGGAAGGATCTTAAATTCACCGGGGCCGAGTTCGGATTTCCGGTGGTCTGTTTGATAAAGTTTTTATCCGTCACAGTGATGTCGGGCATATAGATAGAGCCGGTCACTGAAAAAGCAATCGCCGAGTTGTCGTTGTGATACATGTGGGATCCGGCCAGATTGGCGACGCCCAGAATGTTGTTCGCGTTGCTGTAGTTGGCTTGTGCGATTCCAAAGTCTGTCACGATATCGGCCTGAATATTCGCATGGCACAAAATACAGGACAACTGACGACTGACCGCCAGGGCGGGGTACATGCTCATCACATAGTTATCCACATGCAGACTGAACGTGTCTGAGTCACTGCCGACGCCATCATTCACCGTCAGGCTGATTGCGGTGCCATCAGTGGACGAGCCGTGCGCACTTCCCATCTGCACAGACAGGGTGCCGGTGTTTCCTGAAAGTGAACAACTGGCGATGTCCACATAGTAGGCGTCCGCCGTGATTGCCGAGCAGGTCACCGTTTGTGGGTCTGGATAGGTGGCGTTTCCTCCCGGAGACACCGTGAAGTTTAAATCAAAGATCGAATTGGCAAAACACTTGTTACCGCATTTTTCCAGAGCTGTCCCGCTGGTTCCGGGCCACACTGTCAGTTGCACCGGCTCATTCACAAAGTGGACCGTCACTGCCACATCA encodes:
- a CDS encoding Ig-like domain-containing protein produces the protein MNTRYVTETFIVLLAMSYLGLTGCIKASVHNGELKAELASESGSSYYTNKNPIEVLITFNRPPDKFYPEQFALQNATMGAIEQVDKTTYRVQLIPSSQGAVQMNLPKGTAIGNRGEENTESDVFKVHYDSILPTIGAATILPAAVSPNPLPSVGGTTEPKAIVTLFNSLACTGDKLADATADAVTGSFEFPLGNALTAEGAYAWSVQARDAAGNIHCYPFPLAYTLDQTQPSLPSIATAHGAVQDNPVGVDVTSCDDDNQTPDSFYQVIFVQDSSAPPTLDNPDWISCAAGTNSVPLTGADGDHTLVMWARDEAGNISSSNQITVTLDSTTPSLSIPATASLNRNSGSTVILSDALVDSDEEGLGTYSLLAADAPACSDHGSVSINASNGAVTFAPAAHYFNRYSGADHHGGPCNIKVQFADRVQPAAHAVTSDVAVTVHFVNEPVQLTVWPGTSGTALEKCGNKCFANSIFDLNFTVSPGGNATYPDPQTVTCSAITADAYYVDIASCSLSGNTGTLSVQMGSAHGSSTDGTAISLTVNDGVGSDSDTFSLHVDNYVMSMYPALAVSRQLSCILCHANIQADIVTDFGIAQANYSNANNILGVANLAGSHMYHNDNSAIAFSVTGSIYMPDITVTDKNFIKQTTGNPNSAPVNLRSFLQNSWNQYSPITDSQGTILMDGDGFMQVDPTPIAKAPQLVAPNVQGGLQLRTAIKIRAPSDAEVLALDSSLSAGTTAFVYKGPNSKPAFSGLQIHDFGYGQFVRNNGTIVCHGSIIISGTLYLNNPDIQTDDVGCSIYVAGNVFIETNRGTAIQYVGGAASPTLQITSSRNLHMGVGLYDIRFVRRSLNNYEDAQKIVNPANPAGLRDAAEGALTIKSNNDAGAWEWMRCPLRPEHALYLEGKYISNGNYGACDASVDPWKCAFAKELFNNWVGVVSNYDHVLDERVINRSGTLVNPVVAYETMCRWNGAYQMSNYAGHSWAWSGYWGEQPERVGAASVNATRHSTIFDHVRINAQNVHSRYYGEFRGSVISPWALFAVGNLVFKYDTRLNNVVPYPRLMVPNPIFDVQ
- a CDS encoding DUF4423 domain-containing protein, whose amino-acid sequence is MARRSQNYPRYSLRAFARHLEVDSSFLSKILNGKRTVTMRTIRMFGERLNLNSEELQRFGEISREKKMKRKLERLLEKMPSEEREHSTITINVDEARLDEAKEKIKGFRRELAQFLDNGVVQGKTYQISVSLIPVASYAAE